CGGAAATTTGTGGTTTAGATTTCGCGCTACCAAAGTCGGGCGCATATTTTGAGGACCGAACGGCTCTATTCTTTTCAGGTTTGTGAAAAATTTCGGGGTTAATTGTGCAACGCTTATTTCCGCGTCGGCATAAACAATCGGAACTAATTCGTCAATGTTTTTGACTTGTTTTTGAATTCCATCGTTGAATCTTTTGCGAAACGCGTCCAAGTTTTTTTCGTTGAGCGTTGCGCCTGCCGCGGCTTTGTGTCCGCCGAATTCAAGCAAAATGTCGCTGCATTCGGTCAGCGCCGCCAAAATATCGCAGTTGCCGAATGTTCGCGCCGAGCCGTGCGCTATGCCGTTTTCGTCAATGTTAAAAAGTATTGCGGGACGGCAAAAACGCTCTACAAGACGTGCGGCGACTATTCCCAAAATTCCCGAATGCCAGCCTTTTTTGGCGACGACTACAGCAAACTCCCGTTCAAAATCTATGCTTTCTTCTACTACCGAAAATGCGTCTTTGCAAACGCCGTCTTCAATTTCGCGCCGCTCGTTATTGTTTTTCACAAGCATTTCTACGTATTTTTCGCACTCGCTTTGGCTTTGCGACAAGAAAAGTTTTGCGCCGATTTGAGGGTCGCCGAGCCTCCCTGCGGCATTTACGGACGGCGACAACTTAAAAACGACATCGTTTGTCGTAATGTTGCTGCGCCCCGTCATTTTTTGCGCTGTCATCAGAGCGTTAAGTCCGAGATTTGGTTTTTCGCGCATTTTTTTGTAGCCGAAAGTCGCTATAATTCTGTTTTCGCCGACCAAAGGAACTATGTCCGCCGCTGTTCCGAAAGCCGCCAAGTCCAATTCGTCTTTCCAAAATTCGTCGGTTTTCAGAGTTATGCAAAGCGCGTGGGCTAATTTTAGCGCAACACCCACTCCCGCAAGGTTTTTGTCGGGATATTTTTCGCCTGTCGATTTCGGATTTATTATGGCGACCGCGTCGGGAAGTTCGTCTTTGGGCTCGTGATGGTCGGTTATAATCATATCGACCCCGCGGCGTTTTGCGTATTCGCATTCATCGAC
This genomic window from Chitinivibrionia bacterium contains:
- the recJ gene encoding single-stranded-DNA-specific exonuclease RecJ, producing the protein MTNKYTKPKEKIILREYDEKLVSKVESALNVSTMFAQILVGRGLADFEQSKDFFNPALENLHDPFLFEQMNAAIQRIIMAKETNEKVVIYGDYDVDGITATTLILRVLQKMGIKTDYYLPDRLTEGYGMSKNSIETIIKSGAKLIISVDCGITSVDECEYAKRRGVDMIITDHHEPKDELPDAVAIINPKSTGEKYPDKNLAGVGVALKLAHALCITLKTDEFWKDELDLAAFGTAADIVPLVGENRIIATFGYKKMREKPNLGLNALMTAQKMTGRSNITTNDVVFKLSPSVNAAGRLGDPQIGAKLFLSQSQSECEKYVEMLVKNNNERREIEDGVCKDAFSVVEESIDFEREFAVVVAKKGWHSGILGIVAARLVERFCRPAILFNIDENGIAHGSARTFGNCDILAALTECSDILLEFGGHKAAAGATLNEKNLDAFRKRFNDGIQKQVKNIDELVPIVYADAEISVAQLTPKFFTNLKRIEPFGPQNMRPTLVARNLNHKFPPKAIGKNSEHLKLYISGNGFSIDAVGFGFGNRIEEIKNAKNFTLCFVLGENTYMGKSELQMEIRGIEC